The genomic segment ttttcataaGAGTAGATCTTTAAGGTTCTGcagaaaaaggacattttagccttttttgttttactgactcagatttatataaataatacaAGTTGTTGAAAAACCGTAATATCATCAGTATAATGTTGTATTGAAATATACCTTACTAATGAATTGGTAGAGAAAtacatacgtttttttttttttatgtttgattctGCTTTTAAGAgttcattcatttaaaacactaaaacaaagagAAGCGTCCAATACAAactataaatgaaataaatctctTTAAATCTGTTCAACAATTCTTCacgtttttataaaattaacttCAGTCTCATCATTTTTAGGGAGACTTACTGTCAATGAGTTTTTGATAGCGGGGATGCTGCTTGATGAAGTCGGCATTGGGCTGACCCGGCCCCCCCGCCTTTAGCCACTCCTCCCCAAACATCTTGATGTAGtcaagctccgcccccctccTTTCTTCAGAGGTGATCTGaagaaaacaacaggaaaacacAGTAAACCTCTGCATCATATGTACTGTAGGAAAGTACTTCTTCTCACCTGCAGGGGGCAGACTTGTGCAAGTCTATCAATACATTTGTGTGTTCATAAAAACGCTGAATTTGAGAGTTTAATAttcaacaaatattaaataaaaacacgtgGGATTCTGCAGACAGACGGTCACCTTGAAGCAAAACATTTACCTCcataaaaaagactgaatgGTTTGTTTGGGTTGAATGAGTTACCGTGGCAACAGAAACCCAGGTGGAAATCACTCACCGAGCAGTTGTCCAGAATGTCCAGTTGTGCCAGTTTGGCGATGACCATCTGTCTGGCTGTCTTCAGGTTTCTGTCGCTGCTCACAAGTCGATTCCCTTTGCATGAAAGTTTCACCAAACTGGACAGTTTGGCCAGCTCGTCCACCACAAACCACTGGGAGTTGAAAAGAGGTGATTCAAATCAGTCTGAAAATGCTCCCACAGGTGATTCTCTCAGGGTTTCATCCAACACTGACCTCTGAGATGTTGTTGTTTGTCAGATTAAGGATGCTCAGAGCTGGAAACATGACCGTCTGCTCTCCTACAGAGAAACACATGTTTGTGTCATTTCACGTCccacaaaacacaattaatgcTAATATTTAAGGTACCAGGAGCAGCATCTTCAAATCGAATGACAGAGATTCCAGTTCCAGAAAGATTGAGGTTCTCCAGCCTGCAGCAGAGAGAACATGAATGTCACAGATCATTAGTAAAAGAACATCCCCTCGCTTTAGGATTCATGTCTTAAAACTGTTCTTCTCAGTGTTGCTGCTTTTTAAGATACAGAGTTTTAATATGAGGTTACTTTTacctaatttaacatttttaaccaacatttttttactattttattcaccgtaacatttttttaatcaataaatcaaagtatATTATGATGACACAAAAGGAAGATGCTACATACAGTATTATATATATGGatgatttgttcatttatttgaccttttattGGTTATTATATCTGAAGCAGAACTGTGTGTGACTCAGGATGATTTAGTGAAGCGTTTCTCTCCactaaacactaaataaaacaacaaactgagCCTCGTCATGCGGAGTGTACCTGGGCAGAGCAGAGAGACTGAGCAGAGAGTCCTCCACTAGAGGATTGTTAACGAGGCTGAGACTCTTGAGCGTCTGCAGGACGGTCTCTGGTCTTCAGGagacagaaaacaacaacacaaacgtTTGTTTTAGGAAGGAAAGAACTCAACCTCGAGGGTGAAGGAGACTAAACGGGGAGGAGTTTTACCTTTGGAGCTCTGTGATGTTGTTTTCTTCTAGAAACAGTTCTTCCACTTGAGGCCACATGATGGCGCACTCCAGGATCTGAAAAGACGGATTAAAGAAGTTCCACTTTGATCAGCTTTTGAACTCTTTTCAAAGCCTTCCAgcgattttaaaaaaatatggattatgaagttttaagcaaaaaacaaaaaatctgtgtcgttttctaggacgtagtttctgcagagcagcaggaattcatctctgagctgtgggcaggactgttggtgtggttCAACCCcttccccacttcccatcatcctcatCTGAGAGTTCTCGatttacatcaggggtctcaaattCAAAATCTGCGGCCTCCGGGATGATAATTTGTGGGCCCATcttaatatgaaagattactgttcgtgCGGTCCACAACACTGAAATGAACGACACTTGCTGTaagcagagctgaacgaaccaatcacagtgaggtatatgactctggagggcgggacatcggcgggctgtccagtacctcactcattcatccattcctccagtcagctggacggaggaggagccatgaagctgcatgccccgcccctctttcattCGCAGCTTGCCGCTTGTCAAAAAacgagccaccaccagtgtgtgaatgtgtgtgtgaatgtgtgaatgggtctgtgactgtgaagtgtttggaccttgaaggagggtagaaggcgctatacaagtatacgccatttaccatttcatcatgagaaaaatgtcacaaaaacattaaaaataccaTTTTCTTCACAGTTGTAAAGATTTGATGCCAacatttagtttgtttacatcactTTCATGAATTTCTTTAAAccttaataaaacataaatattgttttaacagATACTAATTACACTCTGACATTAACAATTAAGATAAAACTGTGTTTGCATGCCGTGAGTTGATGAGTGTACCTGTGGCCAGGTGAGCCGACACTGGTTGAGTGCGAGTAATTTGAGGTTGCAGAACGCTTGGGTGTGAACTGAAGGCTCTGAGGGCAAAGTTAGCCTGTTCCTGCTACAAACATAAACAGTAAACGTCAGAGGAAGAAGAGCAAACATCTGAGTGGTGCTGAGAGGatttactggagctgcagtcCTTCTAGTTTGTCCAGCTGTTCCGTGATGGCGGCCACGTCCTCCCAGCTGGACAGCAGAGTCCCGCTCAGGTCCAACCAGCGAATGTCTGATCGCTGCGGTTAAGGCGCCGACTGTCTTTCTACAAGCTCTGTAACTGGCAACATCTGCTCATTTACCGAATGATACGatcaaatgtgtttataaagacAAGGCAAGGAAAATGGGGAAATTCAAAAACTGACGTTGCCTGGAGCTTTTATCCATCCAGCTGCAGCTCAAATTACACGTCGGATAAACCAATTATTCAGAATCAGACCCTGGATTTGCAGCAGAGTTTGAACTCACTCACAACTGATCCCAGAAGGCGTAGTTAGCTATTtgagagaataaaaaagaaaagaaaatacctGTTCCTTAAACACCCACTTCAATCATcgtctgatctattttcaaagtgtttccaaaatcaaaaatctgtcGTTTTCGAGGGAATAgtttctgcacagcagctgGAGTTTgctagaaatttgcctctgagtttgTTGCCACAGAGCAACCACACCCCCTTTCCCATCGCCCATTagctcacaaccccaatctaacaaTGGTGGTGttacaaaaatggcgagaaatactggagctatccagccgtacggGTTTGAGACAGCTCAGATGGAAGAAACAAACCAGATGGTCTAGTCATCTGCAagagaaattgatttttttgtctgctcctgatttacaacaatttattaaaaaaaatactcataaatccatttttgagtttaattatCTTTACATATATCCACCACATCagggaaatgccacaagaacatgttaaaaacataaacatttccCTGCAGTGGATTTAAGTCTATAACAGTAACTTCACTTCAACAATGTACATTTTCTAtacaaactaaatataaaattaacacatttttttctgatttatttgcACTACCTTCAGTTTTGTTCTGACGCACTGAACAAAGATACTGGGAAGCGTTTTCCTGATGTCTCCAGCAGCGCCCGGTCCGTTCACCTCTGAGCTGTTCAGCACCACAGATGGAAGATCCtgaaaacttcacacagaaaccCCAAACGTCACAGAGATGTGAGACCGAACGTCTACGACTAATGAGTTTGTACGAGATCATTCAGGAGGAGAAGGGAAACAGAATCCTGCTGCTTGTATTTTGTTTCATGGGTTTATTCCACTTTAGACTGAAATCCTGCTTTAAATTCAgtccttttaaacttttttaatgatcacacatttatctgaatgttttatgtaaagctcTTTCTTATTACACAAACTTCACAaccaaatttaaacttttaggatgagatttttagtttaaaaacatgcatCTAACGTTTAAATCTTAAAGCCatacagtaaattaaaataataatatttatgtaACTTTATCAAGCTTTTATAAGTGGTTTTGAAGATCTGAATTAAATATTAGACACTAATGATCCTCCCATTGATGGATCTATTCTGTCATTCATTTTCAGCTTCTTGATTGGTTTAGACGTTTACCGTCTGCTTATTTGGACCACTgattaaaatatacaaaaatacttttgaattAAACATTTCTATCATTAAATCATTATCTTTAATTAtagtaaatgtaaataaagctaATAACACAAGAAAAAGCAGAGCAACAACAACAGAAGCCTCTCCAGAACACTAACAGACCTCAGACAGAATTATTCTGAACATAGTTTGGACCCGACCCGACTCACAGGAAAAGTAACCATCCAGACATGAATACGTTTCTCATCCACACAAACATCTCACCTGCGCTCCGTCACACCTTTCCAATTCACCTTCTTGCAAGAAACGGAGATGTCCTCACTCAGGACTTTCTCTGGGTTGATCAGATACTCCTGTTGCACAGCGGTCAGGAGGTCCACTCCGAAAGTCGCCTTCGCCGGCCGGACAAAGGAACCACCTTTAGGGTGACTGGAAGAGACACAAAGTCTCAGACACAACAATCTTCAGGTTCTACAGTTTCCTTTAAGTTTGAAGTTCTGTGATGTTCCCGTCTCAGCTTGTGTTTGACAGAATCTAATGAAGATTACCTGCATGTAAAATACTGAACGCCGCTGTGGCTGCCGTCATGTTTGCCTCTCTCGGGGTTATCCCATTCTACACCGAGCCACAGTCCTacagcaaaaaatgtaaagattaaaaccatcagaataactattttaaaaggatttttgattaCATTCAATGTCTGGTTTCTAATCTAAATGAATCCAAACATTTTCTACcagttttgtggatttttggtACATTGTTAACTAAAAATGTGTAGTTGAGGCAGCGTTGGCTGGCCTGTTTGCAGATGCTAACGAACAGTTCAGACCTCCAGAAGTATCAGAGCACATCTAACTTATTCACATTAGGAAAAAGGTAATTTTCCCCCTGATGGTCtgaagaagtcccactctgatcatcttttgatctattctcaaagtgttcctagtcgtttttttaattatgattatgctgttttaggagaaataaaaataatttctaggacatagtttctgcagagcagcgggagttcattagaaattcacctctgagctgtTCGTATGGACTAACTCCACTCTTCTCCAATCATccccttgtttacactctcttccactagcttacagccctgtATGCCCACAAGATAGCATTAGCGGTGCAGctaaaatggcgagcaatattggagatatccagaCATGCAGTTttgattccagctcaaacgaggaaaacaaagatctgtctgtctgtctgccatTGGATGCATCCGAATGGAGCAGAGAGCCTG from the Oryzias melastigma strain HK-1 linkage group LG1, ASM292280v2, whole genome shotgun sequence genome contains:
- the tbce gene encoding tubulin-specific chaperone E, with translation MGSEDTEPEVPVDAVGRRVFCGGERATVRYVGPVPPTSGLWLGVEWDNPERGKHDGSHSGVQYFTCSHPKGGSFVRPAKATFGVDLLTAVQQEYLINPEKVLSEDISVSCKKVNWKGVTERSFQDLPSVVLNSSEVNGPGAAGDIRKTLPNIRWLDLSGTLLSSWEDVAAITEQLDKLEGLQLHRNRLTLPSEPSVHTQAFCNLKLLALNQCRLTWPQILECAIMWPQVEELFLEENNITELQRPETVLQTLKSLSLVNNPLVEDSLLSLSALPRLENLNLSGTGISVIRFEDAAPGEQTVMFPALSILNLTNNNISEWFVVDELAKLSSLVKLSCKGNRLVSSDRNLKTARQMVIAKLAQLDILDNCSITSEERRGAELDYIKMFGEEWLKAGGPGQPNADFIKQHPRYQKLIDKYGAPEESELKKPQPSTLKNQLIKITFVFPSDPDRKPIEKKLPASMDVLKVKGLLYRTLKVPAADLQLSYKTPKKPEVEFEINNDQKTLQFFSVEDGDQVLVRWS